One window from the genome of Deinococcus arcticus encodes:
- a CDS encoding dipeptidase produces MNALDGRDLTLDLAALRAGDPVAGQTATVTLPELRASGVRVCLGTLFALPRTPGSPQGYVDHGGARAQALAQLEVYHRWADAGLVRLLTSRAEVAAHLANPDAPLGVVLLMEGADPVQDADDLPFWVARGVRLIGPAWGRTRYAGGTGAPGPLTPAGRELVSAMRELGLTLDASHLDDAAFWDAAELGVSMIASHANARALVPGNRHLSDEMARAVAQAGGVIGLVFLNRFIRPLPEGRLDRVPLSELADHARHYAGLVGWHHVALGSDLDGGFGAEKAPAGVTRHRDIWGLLDDLPPTARAGVAGGNWARWLTTRL; encoded by the coding sequence ATGAATGCCCTGGACGGGCGCGACCTGACGCTGGACCTGGCCGCGCTGCGTGCCGGCGACCCGGTGGCCGGGCAGACGGCGACCGTCACGCTGCCGGAGTTGCGGGCCTCGGGGGTGCGCGTGTGCCTGGGCACACTGTTTGCCCTGCCGCGCACGCCGGGCAGCCCGCAGGGGTACGTGGACCATGGGGGCGCGCGCGCGCAGGCTCTGGCCCAATTGGAGGTCTACCACCGCTGGGCCGACGCCGGGCTGGTGCGGCTGCTGACCAGCCGGGCCGAGGTGGCCGCCCATCTGGCCAACCCCGACGCGCCGCTGGGGGTGGTGCTGCTGATGGAAGGGGCCGACCCGGTGCAGGACGCGGATGATCTCCCCTTCTGGGTGGCGCGGGGCGTGCGCCTCATCGGGCCGGCCTGGGGGCGCACGCGCTACGCCGGGGGCACGGGCGCGCCGGGCCCGCTGACCCCCGCCGGGCGGGAACTGGTGAGCGCCATGCGCGAGTTGGGGTTGACGCTGGACGCCTCGCACCTGGACGACGCGGCCTTCTGGGACGCGGCGGAACTGGGGGTCTCCATGATCGCCTCGCACGCCAATGCCCGCGCGCTGGTGCCGGGCAACCGCCACCTGAGTGACGAGATGGCGCGCGCGGTGGCGCAGGCGGGCGGCGTGATCGGGCTGGTGTTCCTGAACCGCTTTATTCGCCCGCTGCCCGAAGGCCGCCTGGACCGGGTGCCGCTGAGCGAACTGGCCGACCATGCCCGCCATTACGCCGGGCTGGTGGGCTGGCATCATGTGGCCCTGGGCAGCGATCTGGATGGGGGCTTTGGAGCGGAAAAGGCGCCGGCCGGCGTTACGCGCCACCGCGACATCTGGGGGCTGCTGGACGACTTGCCCCCCACAGCGCGCGCCGGCGTGGCCGGCGGCAACTGGGCGCGCTGGCTGAC
- a CDS encoding HAD family hydrolase: MSEPTLRAVLFDRDDTIAYTDPDVYREAAAWIAQTFGLGPDAALHALRDQWRARALTWWDLRSQAQEDAFWADYGTELTGRLGLPPEAAAQLMATYPYEVYMKPVPHAREVLLELRARGLKVGVLSNTLPSIDRTLRAVGLDDLVDVAVATCVVGVHKPDAGAYLHAAGALGVAPAEVLFVDDKAENVAAAQALGMQAVQIDLRGEVRGAIHDLRAVLDRVPGPPRAR; this comes from the coding sequence ATGAGTGAGCCCACCCTGCGTGCGGTGCTGTTTGACCGGGACGACACGATTGCCTACACCGACCCGGACGTGTACCGCGAGGCGGCCGCCTGGATTGCCCAGACCTTTGGCCTTGGGCCAGACGCGGCGCTGCACGCCCTGCGCGACCAGTGGCGCGCGCGCGCCCTGACGTGGTGGGACCTGCGCTCGCAGGCGCAGGAAGACGCCTTCTGGGCCGACTACGGCACCGAGCTGACCGGGCGCCTGGGCCTGCCGCCCGAGGCCGCTGCGCAGCTGATGGCCACCTATCCCTACGAGGTCTACATGAAGCCGGTGCCGCACGCCCGCGAGGTCCTGCTGGAACTGCGCGCCCGGGGCCTGAAGGTGGGCGTGCTGAGCAACACCCTGCCCAGCATTGACCGCACGCTGAGGGCGGTGGGCCTGGACGATCTGGTGGATGTGGCGGTGGCCACCTGCGTGGTGGGGGTGCACAAGCCCGATGCCGGCGCCTACCTGCACGCCGCCGGGGCCCTGGGGGTGGCGCCCGCCGAGGTGCTGTTTGTGGATGACAAGGCCGAGAACGTGGCCGCCGCCCAGGCCCTGGGAATGCAGGCGGTGCAGATTGACCTGCGCGGCGAGGTACGCGGCGCCATCCACGACCTGCGGGCGGTGCTGGACCGGGTGCCGGGGCCGCCCCGCGCGCGGTGA
- a CDS encoding aminotransferase class V-fold PLP-dependent enzyme codes for MAVSLPEHTLLTPGPTPIHPDALAALTRPMLGHMDPEVFALNREIQADLRVMYGAAPDTFTALLAGTGSLGMEAGFANLVEPGDEVLVCVNGSFGARMAEMATRYGARVRVVQAPHGEPIEPAAVAAQLDGARLVAVVHGETSTGVLNPVPALAALVRGSGALLTVDAVTTAGMEPFFMQDWGVDYAYTGAQKCLSAPPGLAPVAISARAFECFAARRTPTPLWYCDFDGLRDYWDRQSYHHTVPVNLHYALHAALRAALAEGLHARQARAAQIGGALQRALAPLGFTPYVARPEARLPTVLALRLPPGFDDAGVRGRLRERHISVTGGLGPTAGQIWRLGLMGETARPAPYLTLLRALEDLLGERGLAERFLDALAPVPA; via the coding sequence ATGGCCGTTTCCCTGCCCGAGCACACCCTCCTGACGCCCGGCCCCACCCCGATTCACCCGGACGCGCTCGCGGCCCTGACCCGCCCCATGCTGGGCCACATGGACCCGGAAGTCTTCGCCCTGAACCGGGAGATTCAGGCTGATCTGCGCGTCATGTACGGCGCGGCCCCCGACACTTTCACCGCCCTGCTGGCCGGCACCGGCAGTCTGGGCATGGAGGCGGGCTTTGCCAATCTGGTGGAACCGGGCGACGAGGTGCTGGTGTGCGTGAACGGTTCGTTCGGCGCCCGCATGGCCGAGATGGCGACCCGCTACGGCGCCCGCGTGCGCGTGGTGCAGGCCCCACACGGCGAGCCCATTGAACCGGCGGCGGTGGCCGCGCAGCTGGACGGCGCGCGGCTGGTGGCGGTGGTGCACGGCGAAACCAGCACCGGTGTGCTGAACCCGGTGCCCGCCCTGGCGGCCCTGGTGCGGGGCAGCGGCGCCCTGCTGACGGTGGACGCGGTGACCACGGCCGGCATGGAACCCTTCTTCATGCAGGACTGGGGGGTGGACTACGCCTATACCGGCGCCCAGAAATGCCTGTCAGCCCCCCCCGGACTGGCCCCGGTGGCAATCAGTGCGCGGGCGTTCGAGTGCTTTGCGGCGCGGCGGACCCCCACGCCGCTGTGGTACTGCGACTTTGACGGCCTGCGCGACTACTGGGACCGCCAGAGCTACCACCACACCGTGCCGGTGAACCTGCATTACGCCCTGCACGCGGCCCTGCGCGCCGCCCTGGCCGAGGGGCTGCACGCCCGGCAGGCCCGCGCCGCGCAGATTGGCGGCGCGCTGCAGCGGGCCCTGGCGCCCCTGGGGTTTACGCCCTACGTGGCCCGCCCCGAAGCCCGCCTGCCCACCGTGCTGGCCCTGCGGCTGCCCCCCGGCTTTGACGACGCGGGTGTGCGCGGCCGCCTGCGCGAGCGCCACATCAGCGTGACGGGCGGCCTGGGCCCCACCGCCGGCCAGATCTGGCGCCTGGGCCTGATGGGCGAGACGGCCCGCCCTGCACCGTACCTGACCCTGCTGCGCGCCCTGGAAGACCTGCTGGGCGAACGCGGTCTGGCCGAGCGCTTCCTGGACGCGCTGGCCCCTGTGCCGGCCTGA
- a CDS encoding metallophosphoesterase family protein, giving the protein MRVAFISDIHGNIHALTAVKRFLSENIVNQVIVVGDLVGYGASPGPVIDFVRREGWITALGSSDMRVAIDLGDRNDRKGVADQVLTWTKKILTPEQLDFLRRLPPGGRITTPIGRVRFFHGSPHAPDQRLDLMAPERELEALADSLGARVIVVGGSHVPFVRVLGDTTFVDPGSVGLTLNHEPGADVAIVDCVGRKPKVSLHKVTYDFASSAFDIMAWNLPPVIADVIRTGRMG; this is encoded by the coding sequence TTGCGAGTGGCCTTTATCAGTGACATACACGGCAACATTCACGCCCTGACGGCGGTGAAACGCTTCCTGAGCGAGAACATTGTCAATCAGGTGATTGTGGTGGGCGACCTCGTGGGCTACGGCGCCAGCCCGGGGCCGGTCATTGACTTTGTGCGGCGTGAGGGCTGGATCACCGCTCTGGGCTCCAGCGACATGCGCGTGGCCATTGACCTGGGGGACCGCAACGACCGCAAGGGCGTGGCCGATCAGGTGCTGACCTGGACGAAAAAAATCCTGACCCCCGAGCAGCTGGACTTTCTGCGCCGTCTGCCGCCGGGCGGGCGCATCACGACGCCCATTGGCCGGGTGCGCTTCTTTCACGGCAGCCCGCACGCCCCGGACCAGCGCCTGGATCTGATGGCCCCCGAGCGCGAACTGGAAGCACTGGCTGATTCGCTGGGTGCGCGCGTGATCGTGGTGGGCGGCTCACATGTGCCGTTTGTGCGCGTGCTGGGCGACACCACTTTCGTGGACCCCGGCAGCGTGGGCCTGACGCTGAACCACGAACCCGGCGCCGACGTGGCGATTGTGGACTGCGTGGGCCGCAAGCCCAAGGTATCGCTCCACAAGGTGACCTATGACTTTGCCTCCAGCGCCTTTGACATCATGGCCTGGAACCTGCCCCCGGTGATTGCCGACGTGATTCGCACCGGGCGGATGGGGTAG
- the lnt gene encoding apolipoprotein N-acyltransferase — MPVPVTALLLGLALGACGLPLPWSVLSALPLAAILVFTARAQSPRQAAGRLFWAGFGYMGLHLWWLGAFLVDLFRGFVPMGALAGLLFALQGAFLGAMALLATRLTPSATGRVWTLAGGWVLLEWLRMLGPLAFPWPTLGYTLLPTPAIQVADLGGVLLGSVLVALSAAALAHGWLERWGRGWLRPALLAALAWGGALGYGLTRVPGEGPEQPMRVLRVTINGFDRAAGTLPADTLFGLFREPSLKRPPGSVVVWSEGAIELPGGPAPAPGLPVPNFPGPGISGIGGTEFIPTSNGGLTARRFNQVTSLNAQGQVQSANAKARPVPFGETRPFDAVLSPLYGLLERVLGLSLGDIQPAQTLVPLTLNGVQYGTYVCYDSVFPWVARTLASQGAQLLVNPSNDGWYKGWGVEQHFQMGRVRAIETRRWLVRSVNLGVAGSVNDLGQPVQTVDTGDSVQVLDVRPRLLSGTTVFVRVGDGPALALALLMLLYGWQRRARWL, encoded by the coding sequence ATGCCTGTTCCCGTCACCGCCCTGCTGCTGGGCCTGGCCCTGGGCGCCTGCGGTCTGCCGCTGCCCTGGAGTGTGCTGAGCGCCCTGCCTCTGGCCGCCATCCTGGTGTTCACCGCCCGCGCTCAGAGCCCCCGGCAGGCGGCCGGGCGCCTGTTCTGGGCGGGATTTGGGTACATGGGGCTGCATCTGTGGTGGCTGGGGGCCTTTCTGGTGGACCTGTTCCGGGGCTTCGTGCCCATGGGTGCCCTGGCCGGGCTGCTGTTTGCCCTCCAGGGCGCCTTCCTGGGGGCTATGGCCCTGCTCGCCACCCGCCTGACGCCTTCAGCCACCGGGCGGGTCTGGACCCTGGCGGGCGGCTGGGTGCTGCTGGAATGGCTGCGCATGCTGGGGCCTCTGGCCTTTCCCTGGCCGACCCTGGGGTACACGCTGCTGCCCACGCCAGCGATTCAGGTGGCGGACCTGGGCGGGGTGCTGCTGGGCAGCGTGCTCGTGGCCTTGAGTGCGGCGGCCCTGGCCCACGGGTGGCTGGAGCGGTGGGGAAGAGGCTGGCTGCGTCCGGCACTGCTGGCCGCCCTGGCCTGGGGCGGGGCCCTGGGCTACGGCCTGACCCGCGTGCCCGGCGAGGGTCCTGAGCAGCCCATGCGGGTGCTGCGGGTGACCATCAACGGCTTTGACCGGGCAGCGGGCACGCTGCCGGCGGACACCCTGTTTGGGCTGTTCCGTGAGCCCAGTCTGAAGCGTCCCCCCGGCAGCGTGGTGGTCTGGAGCGAGGGGGCCATTGAGCTGCCGGGGGGCCCAGCGCCCGCCCCCGGCCTGCCAGTCCCGAACTTTCCCGGGCCCGGCATCAGCGGCATTGGGGGCACCGAATTTATTCCCACCTCCAATGGGGGCCTCACGGCGCGCCGCTTCAATCAGGTCACCAGCCTCAACGCCCAGGGGCAGGTTCAGAGCGCCAACGCCAAGGCGCGCCCGGTGCCGTTTGGAGAAACCCGGCCCTTCGACGCCGTGCTCTCGCCCCTCTATGGCCTGCTGGAGCGGGTGCTGGGCCTGAGCCTGGGTGATATTCAGCCCGCCCAGACCCTGGTGCCCCTCACGCTGAACGGGGTTCAGTACGGCACCTATGTCTGCTACGACAGCGTGTTTCCCTGGGTGGCGCGCACGCTGGCCAGTCAGGGCGCGCAGCTGCTGGTCAACCCCAGCAACGACGGCTGGTACAAGGGCTGGGGTGTGGAGCAGCATTTCCAGATGGGCCGGGTACGCGCCATCGAAACCCGGCGCTGGCTGGTGCGCAGCGTGAACCTGGGTGTGGCTGGCAGCGTGAACGATCTGGGCCAGCCGGTGCAGACGGTGGACACAGGCGACAGCGTACAGGTGCTTGATGTGCGCCCCAGGCTGCTGAGCGGGACCACGGTGTTTGTGCGTGTGGGCGACGGCCCGGCCCTGGCGCTGGCGCTTCTAATGCTGCTGTATGGCTGGCAGCGGCGGGCGCGGTGGCTTTAG
- a CDS encoding tyrosine-type recombinase/integrase, with the protein MNSTALVLASRWASAANRRREGLRAAHTQDAAALTDLLHTYMRLKSSRGGRISDLTLAHYAESVRRFLTFTGPPEAPTQALNQLSNEVFELWLLHLQTEGLSAASVKRHLYGVRNLMKALVWARVLDHDPSAGVRPPGDTTPAHARKRAIETGAYAALLQLPDALHPSSPTRATRDRLLLLLGGSVGLRAAEIVGLNLGDADLTTASLHVRGKGGKERRIPLTAGVKAAVQAWLLCRVSVATTTAPDAPLLVSLTPRNLGGRLTTKGGRDIAASYYKALGLPTDMWGLHTLRRTAGTHLYRATRDLHVVADVLGHASVNTSAIYAKMDTEVRREAMEAMEALREKPKS; encoded by the coding sequence GTGAACAGTACGGCGCTGGTTCTGGCCTCACGCTGGGCCAGTGCAGCTAACCGCCGGCGTGAGGGCCTGCGCGCGGCACACACCCAGGACGCAGCGGCGCTCACCGACCTCCTCCACACCTATATGCGTCTCAAATCCAGTCGAGGCGGCCGCATCAGCGACCTGACGCTGGCGCATTATGCGGAGAGCGTGCGGCGTTTCCTGACGTTTACTGGACCACCTGAAGCACCCACGCAGGCGCTCAATCAGCTGTCTAACGAGGTGTTCGAGCTGTGGCTGCTGCACCTCCAGACTGAAGGGCTCTCTGCGGCCAGTGTGAAACGCCACCTGTACGGGGTACGCAATCTGATGAAGGCCCTGGTCTGGGCCAGGGTTCTGGACCACGATCCCAGCGCCGGGGTTCGGCCACCCGGGGACACGACCCCCGCCCACGCGCGCAAACGGGCTATCGAAACGGGCGCTTACGCAGCGCTGTTGCAGCTGCCCGACGCACTGCACCCAAGCTCTCCCACCCGGGCCACGCGGGACAGGCTGCTCCTGTTGCTGGGCGGCAGTGTGGGGTTGCGGGCAGCCGAAATTGTGGGGCTCAATCTGGGCGACGCCGATCTGACCACAGCGTCTTTGCATGTGCGCGGGAAAGGCGGCAAAGAGCGCCGGATTCCGCTGACCGCAGGTGTCAAAGCGGCCGTGCAGGCGTGGCTGCTTTGCAGGGTGTCAGTCGCGACCACCACGGCCCCTGACGCGCCGCTCCTGGTGTCCTTGACCCCCAGGAATCTGGGGGGACGCCTGACCACCAAAGGCGGGCGGGATATCGCGGCCAGCTATTACAAGGCGCTGGGATTGCCCACCGACATGTGGGGCCTTCACACCCTGCGCCGCACCGCTGGCACCCATCTCTACCGCGCCACCCGCGACCTTCACGTGGTGGCCGATGTCCTGGGCCACGCCTCGGTGAACACCTCGGCGATCTACGCCAAGATGGATACTGAAGTCCGCAGGGAAGCCATGGAGGCTATGGAGGCCCTACGCGAGAAGCCCAAGTCCTAA
- a CDS encoding HNH endonuclease, producing the protein MNSETRTCRVCRRPLSIENFPKNRPDGSRHYRCLDCQAAAYRQRYGQDDRRRAFQIAYSMNGSVLRRFPHLQAVEPGWLAQLFWATPACAYCGLPNEQNGLGFQIDHIQPLSRGGRHEPQNLVLACAQCNRAKWNLTRAEFEEWLARAAQRLTQKPPPPNVL; encoded by the coding sequence ATGAACAGCGAGACCCGGACCTGCCGCGTCTGTCGGCGCCCCCTGTCCATAGAAAACTTTCCCAAAAACCGCCCTGATGGAAGTCGGCACTACCGTTGCCTTGACTGTCAGGCAGCGGCCTATCGTCAGCGCTACGGTCAAGATGATCGGCGCCGCGCCTTTCAGATTGCCTATAGCATGAACGGCAGTGTGCTCCGGCGCTTTCCTCACTTGCAGGCCGTGGAACCAGGCTGGCTGGCACAGTTGTTTTGGGCAACGCCGGCCTGTGCCTACTGTGGCCTTCCGAACGAGCAAAATGGTCTGGGCTTCCAGATTGATCATATTCAGCCCCTGAGCCGAGGTGGCCGCCATGAGCCGCAGAACCTGGTGCTGGCCTGCGCGCAGTGCAACCGCGCCAAATGGAACCTGACTCGTGCGGAGTTTGAGGAGTGGTTGGCGCGCGCGGCCCAACGCTTGACGCAGAAGCCTCCTCCACCTAATGTTCTATAA
- a CDS encoding diacylglycerol/lipid kinase family protein gives MTLSVAPLTPQGPLRAKRILVVFNPRSGSGDSQLPLFLSLLRAEGAEVTERELKPETPMREYVGDLEQFDAVVAAGGDGTVSSLAYAARHTDLPLLAFPAGTANLIALNLELPHDAAALVDIMAQGHTLRLDMGEVEVKGETSGFCMLAGAGADASMIRDSEELKARYGELAYVISAMKQLNPKKTTFHLEIDGVPRTFEGIGVMVANFGMANYRLPITSDISPADGRFTVILMKAGNILRLVPNLIDSVRAKLNLGDPVFSGNLETLEARTVKVDADEPFPLQYDGELHVETTPFEARILPGAVRFLTPAKRTDLET, from the coding sequence ATGACCCTTTCTGTCGCTCCCCTCACGCCCCAGGGTCCGCTGCGCGCCAAACGCATTCTGGTGGTCTTTAACCCCAGAAGCGGCAGCGGCGACAGCCAGTTGCCCCTGTTTCTGTCCCTGCTGCGTGCCGAAGGCGCCGAGGTGACCGAGCGCGAGCTGAAGCCCGAGACCCCCATGCGCGAGTATGTGGGCGATCTGGAGCAGTTTGACGCCGTGGTCGCGGCCGGCGGCGACGGCACCGTGAGCAGCCTCGCCTACGCCGCGCGCCACACCGACCTGCCGCTGCTGGCCTTTCCGGCGGGCACCGCCAACCTGATCGCCCTGAACCTCGAACTGCCCCACGACGCCGCCGCGCTGGTGGACATCATGGCCCAGGGTCACACCCTGCGCCTGGACATGGGCGAGGTGGAGGTCAAGGGCGAGACCAGCGGGTTTTGCATGCTCGCCGGGGCCGGCGCCGACGCCAGCATGATCCGCGACAGCGAGGAGCTGAAAGCCCGCTACGGCGAACTGGCCTATGTGATCAGCGCCATGAAGCAGCTCAACCCCAAGAAGACCACCTTTCACCTGGAAATTGACGGCGTACCCCGCACCTTCGAGGGCATTGGCGTGATGGTCGCCAACTTTGGCATGGCCAACTACCGCCTGCCCATCACCAGCGACATCAGCCCCGCCGACGGCCGCTTCACCGTCATTCTGATGAAGGCGGGCAACATCCTGCGCCTGGTCCCCAACCTGATTGATTCGGTGCGCGCCAAGCTGAACCTGGGCGACCCGGTGTTCAGCGGCAACCTGGAGACCCTGGAGGCCCGCACCGTCAAGGTAGATGCCGACGAGCCCTTTCCCCTGCAGTACGACGGCGAGCTGCACGTGGAAACCACCCCCTTCGAGGCGCGCATTCTGCCCGGCGCGGTGCGCTTTCTGACCCCCGCCAAACGCACCGATCTGGAAACCTGA
- a CDS encoding IPT/TIG domain-containing protein, which yields MLRFLVASLVLTAPLVACAPAQQTAMVTVTPMLIKVSEAAARGGTVTIQGRYLGGPSTGRVRLGADERGQGGYLFPATAVRSWSDSEIVLTVPADAPVGGSWLFVEVAGRQSTGLPFSIRQ from the coding sequence ATGCTGCGTTTCTTGGTTGCTTCTTTAGTGTTGACCGCGCCCCTGGTGGCCTGCGCGCCCGCGCAGCAAACCGCCATGGTGACGGTGACCCCCATGCTCATCAAGGTGTCGGAAGCGGCGGCGCGCGGCGGCACCGTGACCATTCAGGGCCGCTATCTGGGCGGCCCCAGCACCGGCCGCGTGCGCCTGGGCGCCGACGAGCGTGGCCAGGGCGGCTACCTCTTCCCGGCCACGGCTGTGCGGTCCTGGAGCGACAGCGAAATCGTGCTGACGGTGCCGGCCGACGCCCCGGTGGGCGGCAGCTGGCTGTTCGTGGAAGTGGCGGGGCGGCAGTCCACGGGGCTGCCGTTCAGCATCCGGCAGTAA
- a CDS encoding metallophosphoesterase — protein sequence MGVFRVLRAAGWSSLALSAASVSNSYRFVINQQRVALPGLTRPVRVAQLSDLHYGLFVGHRSVRRWVSAVLEARPDVIVITGDFLDSGVGTRRHRKLLDELSRLHAPLGVYGVWGNHDWTSLNTNAARTTFAERLRLSGVRLINNAGVQLRDDLYVAGVDDWWFGTQDLDAALQGRAGGAVVLLSHNPDYLTQVPAWVGLTLSGHTHGGQVRLPLFGALKQRSTLLNVLRGWVRGTRIVQSPAEGQPTQAQAGEALGFVSQGLGVTGVPLRWACPAEVVVFDLEPAPA from the coding sequence ATGGGTGTCTTTCGTGTGCTGCGCGCCGCCGGCTGGAGTTCGCTGGCCCTGAGTGCCGCTTCGGTGTCCAACTCGTACCGTTTCGTGATCAACCAGCAACGGGTCGCGCTGCCGGGGCTGACCCGTCCCGTGCGCGTGGCGCAGCTGAGTGACCTGCATTACGGCCTGTTCGTGGGCCACCGCTCGGTGCGGCGCTGGGTCTCGGCGGTGCTGGAGGCGCGGCCCGACGTGATCGTGATTACCGGCGATTTTCTGGACAGTGGGGTGGGCACCCGGCGCCACCGCAAGCTGCTGGACGAACTCTCGCGGCTGCACGCGCCGCTGGGGGTCTACGGTGTGTGGGGCAATCACGACTGGACCAGCCTGAACACCAACGCCGCGCGCACCACCTTTGCCGAGCGCCTGCGGCTCTCTGGCGTGCGCCTGATCAACAACGCCGGGGTGCAGCTGCGTGACGACCTGTATGTGGCGGGCGTGGACGACTGGTGGTTCGGCACCCAGGACCTGGACGCGGCGCTGCAGGGAAGGGCGGGCGGCGCGGTGGTGCTGCTCTCGCACAACCCCGATTACCTCACCCAGGTGCCGGCCTGGGTGGGCCTGACCCTCAGCGGGCACACCCACGGCGGGCAGGTGCGGCTGCCGCTGTTCGGGGCCCTGAAACAGCGTTCCACGCTGCTGAACGTACTGCGCGGCTGGGTGCGCGGCACGCGCATCGTGCAGTCACCCGCCGAGGGCCAGCCCACCCAGGCCCAGGCGGGCGAGGCGCTGGGCTTCGTGTCGCAGGGGCTGGGGGTCACCGGGGTGCCGCTGCGCTGGGCCTGCCCGGCCGAGGTGGTGGTGTTCGACCTGGAGCCGGCGCCGGCCTGA
- the hisS gene encoding histidine--tRNA ligase, protein MAIKRPKGTEDHLPAGSPKLTLDVSAQAHAWLVQTARGVLERAGAQRMDTPLFEEAELVKRGVGGSTDIVRKEMFTVYYFGDHGGYILRPEGTAGLVRAYLQNGLKQLPTPLKLWTHGPMFRAERQQRGRLRQFHQVDYEVLGSADALVDAEAIALMVQVVQALGLQGVRVKLGSIGDPEDREAYNEYLRGVFTPHLDALSEDSRDRLNRNPMRILDSKSEDDQALMARLGVRPMLDFLGQEARTHFEAVQRYLDTWDVAYDLDPSIVRGLDYYRRTAWELHHEGVGAKSALGGGGRYDGLAQELGSKEPVPGIGWAFGVERLLLALEAEGRALPAPEGPLLYVAALDEQNVGYAATVALGARRVGRAEFAYRALKPGTAFRDAERRGAHLVALIGSQEVEGDTLSIKNLVTGTQTSVHTRDLHTFLQGQLTQNPQEHA, encoded by the coding sequence ATGGCGATCAAACGCCCCAAGGGCACCGAAGACCACCTGCCTGCCGGCAGTCCGAAACTCACGCTTGATGTTTCGGCCCAGGCCCACGCCTGGCTGGTGCAGACCGCGCGCGGCGTGCTGGAACGCGCCGGTGCGCAGCGCATGGACACGCCGCTGTTTGAAGAGGCCGAACTGGTGAAGCGCGGCGTGGGCGGCTCCACTGACATCGTGCGCAAGGAGATGTTCACCGTCTATTACTTCGGGGATCACGGCGGGTATATCCTGCGCCCGGAAGGCACGGCGGGGCTGGTCCGGGCATACCTGCAGAATGGCCTGAAACAGCTGCCCACGCCGCTCAAACTCTGGACCCACGGGCCCATGTTCCGCGCCGAGCGCCAGCAGCGCGGGCGGCTGCGCCAGTTTCATCAGGTGGACTACGAGGTGCTGGGCAGCGCCGACGCCCTGGTGGACGCCGAGGCGATTGCCCTGATGGTGCAGGTGGTGCAGGCGCTGGGCCTCCAGGGCGTGCGCGTGAAGCTGGGCAGCATTGGCGACCCCGAGGACCGCGAAGCCTACAACGAGTATCTGCGCGGGGTGTTCACGCCGCACTTGGACGCCCTGTCCGAGGATTCCAGGGACCGCCTGAACCGCAACCCCATGCGCATTCTGGACTCCAAGAGTGAGGACGATCAGGCCCTGATGGCCCGGCTGGGCGTGCGGCCCATGCTGGACTTCCTGGGTCAGGAAGCAAGAACCCACTTTGAGGCGGTGCAGCGGTACCTGGACACCTGGGACGTGGCGTATGACCTCGACCCCAGCATCGTGCGGGGGCTGGACTACTACCGGCGCACGGCCTGGGAGCTGCACCACGAGGGCGTGGGGGCCAAGTCCGCGCTGGGCGGCGGGGGCCGCTACGACGGGCTGGCGCAGGAGCTGGGCAGCAAGGAACCCGTGCCTGGCATTGGCTGGGCGTTTGGCGTGGAGCGGCTGCTGCTGGCGCTGGAGGCCGAGGGCCGGGCACTGCCGGCACCCGAAGGGCCGCTGCTGTACGTGGCCGCACTGGACGAGCAGAACGTGGGCTACGCCGCCACGGTGGCCCTGGGGGCGCGCCGGGTGGGCCGGGCGGAATTCGCCTACCGCGCCCTGAAGCCGGGCACCGCCTTCCGCGACGCCGAGCGCCGGGGCGCGCACCTCGTGGCCCTCATCGGCTCGCAGGAAGTCGAGGGGGACACCCTCAGCATCAAAAATCTGGTCACGGGCACGCAGACGAGCGTGCACACCCGCGACCTGCACACCTTCTTACAGGGCCAGCTGACCCAGAATCCGCAGGAGCACGCATGA